Proteins encoded in a region of the Cytobacillus pseudoceanisediminis genome:
- a CDS encoding threonine/serine exporter family protein: MGKEFPPTIEVIEICLLAGKIMLQGGAETYRVEDTMTRIAASLGIPHSHSYVTPTGIIFSTDGTEPAKLIRISERSTDLYKVTLVNGVSRRISSGELDGKGALARLKEIESADYTFPVYQQILAASIASGCFLIMFLGSWTDFIPAMIAGGLGFVSFIYVHRVVQIKFFSEFIASLLIGLIAYFFVYTGAGTELDKIIIGSVMPLVPGLLITNAVRDLMAGHLVSGLSKGAEAFLTAFAIGAGIALVFTF, translated from the coding sequence ATGGGGAAAGAATTTCCTCCAACAATAGAAGTAATAGAGATCTGCTTGCTTGCCGGGAAAATCATGCTTCAGGGCGGTGCAGAAACCTATCGGGTAGAGGACACAATGACCAGGATTGCAGCCTCCCTGGGTATACCGCACTCCCATAGCTATGTGACTCCAACCGGAATCATATTTTCAACGGATGGAACTGAACCGGCAAAGCTGATTCGGATTTCAGAACGGTCAACGGATTTGTATAAAGTAACATTAGTGAACGGAGTTTCACGCAGGATCAGCAGCGGTGAACTGGATGGAAAGGGAGCCTTGGCAAGGCTGAAGGAAATTGAAAGTGCCGACTATACTTTCCCTGTCTATCAGCAGATTCTTGCAGCCTCCATTGCAAGCGGGTGCTTTTTAATTATGTTCCTTGGAAGCTGGACAGATTTTATTCCAGCCATGATTGCAGGCGGTCTTGGTTTTGTTTCTTTTATATACGTACATAGAGTGGTCCAGATTAAATTTTTCTCTGAATTTATTGCTTCATTACTAATTGGCCTTATCGCCTATTTCTTTGTGTACACAGGAGCGGGAACAGAACTTGATAAGATCATCATCGGTTCAGTCATGCCGCTCGTTCCGGGGCTGCTGATAACAAATGCAGTCAGGGACTTAATGGCCGGGCACCTTGTTTCTGGTCTGTCAAAAGGGGCTGAGGCCTTTTTGACGGCATTTGCCATTGGAGCTGGGATTGCTCTTGTATTCACTTTCTAA
- a CDS encoding LVIVD repeat-containing protein, with amino-acid sequence MKKKILIKTALAGALVLSAGGPTAFAHDEFSGGIEKGDSLAGVELAVPLLDGSKNTGNLQEVASVPLKEVKEGVQNSSGDVYAHKGFAYVGTHTKNGGEGGVRVFDMKKPSNPVEVSSFAHIPGTWQEKVIVKTVNTKHFKGDLAAVSVQKVDRTNPNAKGGFVLYDVTNPREPKELGFWEDTSGARGTHELYLTVQGNNVYVLTANCYADLYSHGDKMDVNIVDVTNPSTPETIYEFNPRNYISEVNDDNYDGYNWTDEDGIQRAAFAHSVKTDGTGKTAFLSYWDLGTIILDISDAKNPVYLGRTDFANDVQGAAHSMDLAKGGNVLIETREVFGPTREGFESAYGYTMIYDIKDKTDPKLLSTFRTDFTEKIPGGATVHDPKVQGNTLYLSHYAGGVRTVDITDPSNPEEIGVYIPSKSNIWGVFVDRNYVLASDMGSGLKVLQKNGSQ; translated from the coding sequence TTGAAGAAGAAAATCTTAATTAAAACTGCTTTAGCCGGAGCTCTTGTCCTATCCGCTGGTGGCCCAACAGCATTTGCACATGATGAATTCAGCGGAGGTATTGAAAAAGGTGATAGTCTGGCAGGTGTTGAATTAGCTGTTCCATTGCTTGATGGCAGCAAAAATACAGGTAATCTTCAAGAAGTAGCGTCTGTTCCACTAAAAGAAGTAAAAGAGGGAGTACAAAATTCATCGGGTGATGTTTATGCGCATAAAGGCTTTGCCTATGTAGGCACACATACCAAAAATGGGGGTGAAGGCGGAGTGCGTGTATTTGATATGAAAAAGCCTTCAAATCCAGTAGAAGTGTCGTCATTTGCTCATATCCCAGGGACATGGCAGGAAAAAGTAATTGTAAAAACTGTTAATACGAAGCACTTTAAAGGTGATTTGGCTGCAGTCAGCGTTCAAAAGGTAGATCGAACCAACCCAAATGCAAAAGGAGGATTTGTATTATACGATGTAACAAACCCTCGGGAACCAAAGGAATTGGGATTTTGGGAAGATACATCGGGGGCACGGGGAACACATGAACTTTACCTAACCGTTCAAGGAAATAATGTTTATGTGCTGACTGCAAATTGCTATGCAGATCTGTATTCTCATGGTGATAAAATGGATGTTAATATTGTAGACGTTACTAATCCCTCAACGCCTGAAACAATTTATGAATTTAATCCGCGCAATTATATATCTGAAGTGAACGATGATAATTATGATGGATATAATTGGACTGATGAAGACGGAATTCAAAGGGCAGCGTTTGCTCATAGCGTCAAAACAGATGGAACTGGGAAAACAGCTTTCCTTTCGTACTGGGATTTAGGAACAATCATACTTGATATTAGCGATGCCAAAAATCCAGTTTATCTGGGCAGGACGGATTTCGCCAATGATGTTCAGGGAGCCGCCCATTCGATGGATTTAGCTAAAGGAGGAAATGTCCTTATAGAGACAAGGGAGGTATTTGGTCCAACCAGAGAGGGCTTTGAGAGTGCCTATGGCTACACAATGATTTATGATATCAAAGATAAGACAGATCCAAAGCTTCTAAGCACTTTTAGAACCGACTTCACTGAGAAGATTCCTGGAGGAGCGACGGTCCATGATCCAAAGGTTCAGGGGAACACATTGTATCTCTCACATTATGCAGGGGGTGTAAGGACAGTTGATATTACAGACCCGTCGAATCCGGAAGAAATTGGTGTCTATATTCCAAGCAAATCTAACATTTGGGGTGTATTCGTAGATCGCAATTATGTACTTGCATCCGATATGGGATCTGGATTGAAAGTCCTGCAGAAAAACGGCAGCCAATAA
- a CDS encoding carbon-nitrogen hydrolase family protein produces the protein MKIRVSAVQYHLHTIRSFEEFAGQCEHYIKTAQEFGSEFVLFPEFFTTQLLSIGSEQGTSLTINELPGFTEQYKMLFSNFAKDTKMHIIGGTHVINRDGRLYNVAHLFYPDGRIEEQAKLHITPTEVHEWNMSPGEGLRVFDTDKGRIAILTCYDIEFPEIVRMAKAKGADVIFCPSCTDDRHGFHRVRYTSHARAIENQVYVVVTGTIGSLPTVDFMRANFGQAAVITPNDIPFPPKGIMVEGELNDDMIVTADLDLSLLYEVRERGSVTTWRDRRTDLYVDWEKENIEG, from the coding sequence TTGAAAATTCGTGTATCTGCTGTGCAGTATCATCTGCACACCATTCGTTCGTTTGAAGAGTTTGCCGGGCAATGTGAGCATTACATTAAAACTGCACAGGAGTTCGGATCGGAGTTTGTCTTATTTCCTGAATTTTTTACCACACAGCTTTTGTCCATTGGAAGCGAGCAGGGAACAAGTCTGACGATAAATGAATTGCCTGGTTTTACAGAACAGTATAAAATGCTATTTTCCAATTTTGCTAAAGATACAAAAATGCATATTATTGGCGGTACACACGTTATTAACAGAGATGGCCGCCTTTATAATGTGGCTCATTTATTTTATCCGGATGGGCGGATTGAAGAGCAGGCTAAACTGCATATCACTCCTACTGAAGTCCATGAGTGGAATATGTCACCTGGCGAAGGCCTCCGTGTATTTGATACAGATAAAGGCAGAATAGCCATCCTGACATGCTATGATATTGAGTTTCCGGAAATCGTCCGTATGGCAAAAGCAAAAGGAGCAGATGTTATTTTCTGTCCTTCCTGTACGGACGACCGGCATGGTTTCCACCGTGTCCGCTATACAAGCCATGCAAGAGCTATTGAGAATCAGGTATATGTTGTGGTCACAGGAACAATTGGTTCCCTGCCTACTGTCGACTTTATGCGTGCCAATTTCGGCCAGGCAGCTGTCATTACACCGAATGATATTCCATTTCCGCCAAAAGGGATTATGGTGGAAGGCGAGTTGAATGACGATATGATTGTGACTGCCGACCTTGACCTTAGCCTTTTATATGAAGTCCGAGAACGCGGCTCTGTTACGACTTGGCGCGACCGCAGAACGGATTTGTATGTCGACTGGGAAAAAGAAAATATCGAAGGATGA
- a CDS encoding membrane protein, with protein sequence MIGWLIIACEIGFWIFVAAGLTARYIVKKKSLGGFLLLCTPLIDLILIAATTIDLHSGTEATIFHGFAAIYIGVTVAYGKPMIQWADERFAFKFGNGPKPEKPAKYGKEHARRERNGWYRHLLAWIIGLVLLMAMILFIDNPQQTESLKGLAGIWTLVLAIDFAISFSYTVWPRKMKAENSKITL encoded by the coding sequence CTGATTGGCTGGCTAATTATCGCATGTGAAATTGGTTTTTGGATTTTTGTTGCTGCAGGTTTAACAGCAAGATATATAGTAAAGAAAAAATCATTAGGTGGTTTCCTTCTGCTTTGTACCCCGCTAATTGATTTAATTCTAATTGCAGCAACGACCATTGATTTGCACAGTGGAACAGAGGCAACCATTTTCCATGGCTTTGCAGCAATTTATATTGGCGTAACGGTAGCCTATGGAAAACCTATGATTCAATGGGCAGACGAAAGATTTGCCTTTAAGTTCGGAAATGGACCAAAACCTGAAAAGCCAGCAAAATACGGCAAAGAACATGCAAGGAGAGAGAGAAACGGATGGTATAGGCATCTTCTCGCATGGATAATTGGTTTGGTTTTATTAATGGCTATGATCCTTTTTATTGACAATCCCCAGCAAACGGAGAGTCTCAAAGGATTAGCAGGAATATGGACATTGGTTCTTGCAATCGATTTTGCCATCAGCTTCAGCTATACTGTTTGGCCGAGAAAAATGAAAGCTGAAAACTCAAAAATAACTCTGTAG
- a CDS encoding glycoside hydrolase family 3 protein produces the protein MVKARKIMFISLLAITLAVSQLWIGGTLKQASAESAAKDLIILQNVPDVSTEISGEAFQLKALHVYKEGHFMGISDGVKWKSSNKNVAAVDQAGNITLMGKPGKTFISVTDGVYKDRIALQIKPDGKKHSKGKPAFKVKIIKEHGKRYDLISRAVKNMSIEEKVGQMLMPDFRTWKGKNVTEMLPEIEKLVKDYHLGGVILFRENVVTTEQTATLVSDYQKAADKFGLLMTIDQEGGIVTRLQSGTDMPGNMALGAARSEEISRKVGKAIGKELASLGINMNFAPVMDVNNNPDNPVIGVRSFGEDPQLVADMGVAYTEGLQSAGVAATAKHFPGHGDTAVDSHLGLPEVPHDKERLKEVELYPFQKGMEAGIDAIMTAHVTFPKIDDTKAISKKTGEEIAVPATLSHKVLTELMREEMGYDGVITTDAMNMNAIAEHFGPVDAAIRAVKAGTDIVLMPVGLQEVAEGLVNAVENGEISEKRIESSVERILTLKIKRGIIKEETPQPIDEKIANALQIVGSEEHKQIEKEAAERSVTLVKNERDALPLQLSPEDNIVVVGNTYIADLKNAISKFHANTTVIQTSSYALTEEQKELIRNASAVIVGSYTFNVSGRSPDSAQMKMVNSIIAESEAPVISVGIRNPYDIMAYPEVDAYIAQYGFRTASFDASAGVVFGQVNPSGKLPVTIPGPDGSVLFEFGHGLSY, from the coding sequence ATGGTTAAAGCCCGTAAAATAATGTTCATTTCCCTTCTCGCAATTACACTTGCCGTTTCGCAGTTATGGATCGGAGGAACCTTGAAACAAGCCTCTGCAGAAAGTGCAGCAAAGGATTTAATCATCCTTCAGAATGTGCCTGATGTCAGTACGGAAATTAGTGGAGAAGCATTTCAATTAAAGGCGCTTCATGTCTATAAAGAAGGACATTTCATGGGAATTTCAGATGGTGTGAAATGGAAATCTTCAAATAAAAATGTTGCAGCAGTTGATCAGGCGGGGAATATCACCTTAATGGGGAAGCCAGGAAAAACCTTCATCAGTGTAACGGACGGAGTATATAAGGACCGTATTGCACTTCAAATAAAACCTGACGGCAAAAAGCACAGCAAGGGCAAGCCAGCTTTTAAAGTGAAAATCATTAAGGAGCATGGGAAACGGTATGATCTCATTAGCCGAGCAGTGAAAAACATGTCTATTGAAGAAAAGGTCGGCCAGATGCTGATGCCTGATTTCCGCACCTGGAAGGGGAAAAATGTCACTGAAATGCTGCCGGAAATTGAGAAGCTGGTAAAAGATTATCATCTTGGCGGGGTCATATTATTCCGTGAAAATGTGGTGACAACAGAACAGACAGCCACACTGGTTTCCGACTATCAGAAAGCTGCAGATAAATTCGGCTTATTAATGACGATTGACCAGGAAGGCGGAATTGTAACACGTCTTCAATCAGGAACAGACATGCCTGGCAATATGGCGTTAGGAGCTGCCCGTTCTGAAGAAATTTCCCGAAAGGTCGGCAAGGCGATTGGAAAGGAACTGGCATCACTTGGCATAAATATGAACTTTGCACCTGTTATGGATGTAAATAATAATCCCGACAATCCGGTAATTGGCGTTCGTTCATTTGGTGAGGACCCGCAGCTTGTCGCTGACATGGGTGTTGCTTATACCGAAGGATTGCAATCAGCAGGTGTTGCCGCTACAGCAAAGCACTTTCCCGGACATGGAGATACAGCAGTAGACTCCCATCTTGGATTGCCTGAAGTACCACATGACAAAGAACGTCTAAAAGAAGTTGAATTGTATCCTTTCCAAAAGGGAATGGAAGCAGGGATTGATGCGATCATGACAGCACATGTTACCTTCCCTAAGATTGATGATACAAAAGCAATCTCGAAAAAAACTGGTGAGGAAATTGCAGTTCCGGCCACTCTTTCCCATAAAGTGCTGACAGAACTTATGAGGGAAGAAATGGGCTATGATGGTGTTATTACAACAGACGCGATGAATATGAATGCCATTGCCGAACATTTTGGACCAGTTGACGCGGCCATTCGAGCAGTAAAAGCTGGAACAGATATTGTGCTAATGCCTGTTGGGCTTCAAGAAGTTGCAGAAGGGCTAGTGAATGCTGTGGAGAATGGAGAAATATCAGAAAAACGCATTGAATCATCAGTTGAACGAATTTTAACTTTGAAAATAAAGCGAGGAATTATTAAAGAAGAGACACCACAGCCGATCGATGAAAAAATTGCAAACGCACTTCAGATTGTTGGATCAGAAGAACATAAACAAATAGAAAAAGAAGCAGCTGAACGTTCAGTCACATTGGTTAAAAATGAAAGAGATGCACTGCCGCTGCAATTATCTCCTGAAGATAATATAGTCGTTGTCGGCAATACGTATATTGCAGACTTAAAGAACGCAATCAGCAAGTTTCATGCAAACACAACGGTCATCCAAACCTCAAGCTATGCATTAACGGAAGAGCAGAAGGAGCTAATCAGGAATGCCAGTGCTGTTATTGTGGGCTCCTATACGTTTAATGTATCAGGCCGCTCACCGGACAGCGCTCAGATGAAAATGGTTAATTCCATCATTGCTGAGTCAGAAGCTCCAGTCATTTCGGTTGGCATCCGTAACCCATATGACATCATGGCTTATCCGGAAGTTGATGCCTACATTGCGCAATACGGATTCAGGACGGCAAGCTTTGATGCATCTGCAGGTGTTGTTTTTGGCCAGGTTAATCCTTCAGGTAAATTGCCTGTAACAATTCCGGGTCCAGATGGCAGTGTTTTATTTGAATTTGGCCATGGATTGAGCTATTAG
- the nagE gene encoding N-acetylglucosamine-specific PTS transporter subunit IIBC: MLGFLQKIGKSLMLPIAVMPAAALLLRLGQDDLLGIPFISAAGNAVFGHLALLFAIGIAIGFSKDGSGAAALAGAVGYFVLTEGAAAINETVNMGVFGGIISGIIAGLLYNKYHDIRLPEWLGFFGGKRFVPIITSLVMIVIAFLFGYVWPPVQAGINSVGDWIIGAGAAGVGVFGFLNRLLIPVGLHHILNTLVWFEFGEFTNAAGDVIKGDLWRFIAKDPSAGIFMTGFFPIMMFGLPGAAFAMVAAAKKERRKAVAGAMAGLAFTSFLTGITEPIEFLFMFLSPVLYFIHAILTGLAMSISYLLDIHHGFGFSAGALDYFLNFGIAQKPVLLAGIGLLYGLLYFVVFYFLIKKLDLKTPGREDEIAGEFEGNSALKGNYAEAADAYLEALGGRENLEEIDNCVTRLRLKVKDIAMVDEGRLKQLGAKGVIKLSKTSLQVIVGTDVEFLANELKKK; encoded by the coding sequence ATGTTGGGGTTTTTACAAAAGATTGGCAAGTCTTTAATGCTGCCGATTGCAGTCATGCCTGCTGCTGCACTTTTGCTTAGGCTGGGACAGGATGACCTTTTAGGCATTCCGTTTATATCTGCAGCCGGGAATGCTGTGTTTGGACATTTGGCTCTATTGTTTGCCATCGGGATTGCCATCGGTTTTTCTAAGGATGGCAGCGGGGCCGCTGCCCTAGCCGGTGCAGTGGGTTATTTTGTGCTGACTGAAGGTGCCGCGGCGATAAACGAAACGGTCAATATGGGTGTTTTTGGGGGAATCATTTCCGGTATTATTGCAGGGCTATTATACAATAAATATCATGATATTAGGCTGCCGGAATGGCTTGGTTTCTTTGGAGGAAAACGGTTCGTGCCCATTATCACATCACTTGTTATGATTGTCATTGCATTTTTGTTCGGGTATGTGTGGCCGCCGGTCCAGGCAGGCATTAACAGTGTGGGCGATTGGATTATTGGTGCAGGTGCCGCGGGTGTTGGAGTCTTCGGATTCCTCAACCGATTATTAATTCCGGTTGGGCTCCATCATATATTGAACACGCTTGTCTGGTTTGAGTTTGGTGAGTTTACTAATGCAGCCGGGGATGTCATTAAAGGAGACTTATGGCGATTCATTGCAAAAGATCCATCTGCAGGGATTTTCATGACTGGATTCTTCCCGATCATGATGTTTGGTCTGCCGGGCGCTGCTTTTGCCATGGTTGCAGCTGCTAAAAAGGAAAGAAGGAAAGCGGTGGCAGGGGCGATGGCAGGCCTCGCATTTACTTCCTTCCTGACCGGTATTACAGAGCCGATAGAATTCTTATTTATGTTCTTATCACCGGTACTATATTTTATTCATGCTATTTTAACAGGTTTGGCTATGTCCATCTCCTATTTGTTGGATATTCATCATGGGTTCGGGTTTTCAGCAGGTGCCCTGGATTATTTTCTAAACTTCGGCATTGCCCAGAAGCCAGTGCTGCTTGCGGGAATAGGTCTCCTTTATGGCCTTCTGTATTTTGTGGTTTTCTATTTCCTCATTAAGAAACTGGATTTAAAAACGCCGGGAAGGGAAGATGAAATTGCAGGTGAATTTGAAGGGAATTCCGCTCTAAAAGGCAACTATGCTGAAGCTGCAGATGCTTATCTGGAGGCTCTGGGCGGCAGAGAAAATCTTGAAGAAATCGATAATTGTGTAACCCGCCTTCGTTTAAAGGTGAAAGATATAGCTATGGTTGATGAAGGGCGTTTAAAACAGCTGGGGGCAAAAGGGGTAATAAAGCTCAGCAAAACCAGTCTGCAGGTTATTGTTGGAACGGATGTTGAATTTCTGGCAAATGAATTGAAAAAGAAGTAA
- a CDS encoding ABC transporter ATP-binding protein, giving the protein MIRRFFSYYRPHKRLFILDFSSAVFVAILELGFPLAVQWFIDSLLPSGNWSMIVSVSAGLLALYLTSTLLQFVVNYWGHKLGINIETDMRQQLFQHVQRQSFRFFDNTKTGHIMSRVTNDLMDIGELAHHGPEDLFIAVMTFAGAFWIMLTINVKLALITIFVLPFLVWLITFCNIKMNKAWKRMYGEIADVNAQVEDSVSGVRVVQSFTNESYEIKRFRENNGKFRLAKLAAYKIMSFSASGVYMLTRLVTLIVLVYGSWLSFNGQLSYGELVGFVLYVNVLLKPIDKISALMELYPKGMAGFKRFLEIIDTEPEIEDAKDAIEVESLRGDIRFQDVAFSYDKHKSVLQGIDLQIKAGETVAFVGPSGAGKTTICSLIPRFYDVNSGSIKIDGMDIRDMTKKSLRSQIGIVQQDVFLFTGTLKENIAYGMLGATDEQIADAAQKAHLQDFIASLPDGYETQIGERGLKLSGGQKQRIAIARMFLKNPPILILDEATSALDTETEQIIQTALNELAVNRTTLVIAHRLATIRNADRVVVVTEDGIAEEGTHDELIEQGGIFAGLHNVQFQR; this is encoded by the coding sequence ATGATCCGACGGTTTTTTAGCTACTATAGGCCACATAAGCGCCTATTCATTCTTGATTTTAGTTCGGCGGTATTCGTGGCAATTCTTGAATTGGGCTTTCCGCTTGCGGTTCAGTGGTTTATCGACAGCCTGCTTCCAAGCGGGAATTGGTCCATGATTGTTTCTGTAAGTGCCGGCCTGCTTGCTCTTTATTTGACCAGCACACTTCTGCAGTTTGTTGTTAACTATTGGGGCCACAAGCTGGGCATCAATATCGAAACAGATATGCGGCAGCAGCTTTTTCAGCACGTTCAAAGGCAGTCTTTCCGCTTCTTTGATAATACCAAAACAGGGCATATCATGAGCCGGGTGACAAATGATCTTATGGATATCGGAGAGCTCGCTCATCATGGCCCCGAGGATTTATTCATTGCGGTCATGACGTTTGCGGGTGCCTTCTGGATTATGCTGACGATCAATGTGAAGCTCGCTCTTATAACGATATTTGTTCTTCCCTTTCTTGTATGGCTGATTACATTTTGCAATATTAAAATGAACAAAGCATGGAAAAGGATGTACGGTGAAATTGCTGATGTGAACGCCCAGGTTGAGGATAGTGTATCTGGAGTGCGTGTGGTTCAGTCTTTTACAAATGAAAGCTATGAAATTAAAAGATTTAGAGAAAACAATGGCAAATTCCGTCTTGCCAAGCTTGCAGCATATAAAATTATGAGCTTTAGTGCTTCCGGAGTTTATATGCTGACCAGATTAGTTACGCTGATTGTTCTAGTGTACGGTTCCTGGCTGAGCTTCAACGGGCAGCTATCATATGGAGAATTGGTCGGATTTGTGCTTTATGTGAATGTACTTTTAAAACCGATTGATAAAATTAGCGCCCTGATGGAACTGTATCCAAAAGGAATGGCTGGTTTCAAACGCTTTTTGGAAATTATTGATACTGAGCCAGAGATTGAGGATGCAAAAGATGCCATTGAGGTTGAATCCTTAAGGGGTGATATCCGCTTTCAAGATGTAGCATTTAGTTATGACAAGCATAAATCGGTGCTTCAGGGGATTGACCTTCAAATAAAAGCAGGTGAAACAGTTGCTTTTGTTGGACCTTCAGGTGCCGGAAAGACAACGATTTGTTCTTTGATTCCACGCTTTTATGATGTAAATAGCGGAAGCATTAAGATCGATGGCATGGATATCAGGGACATGACGAAAAAATCACTGAGATCGCAAATCGGCATTGTTCAGCAGGATGTCTTCCTGTTTACCGGTACACTGAAAGAAAATATAGCTTACGGAATGCTTGGGGCAACAGACGAGCAGATTGCGGACGCAGCTCAAAAAGCCCACCTGCAGGACTTCATTGCATCTCTTCCGGATGGCTATGAAACTCAAATTGGGGAACGGGGATTAAAGCTGTCTGGCGGACAAAAACAAAGAATTGCCATTGCAAGAATGTTCCTGAAAAATCCGCCGATTTTGATTTTGGATGAAGCAACTTCGGCATTGGATACAGAAACCGAACAGATTATTCAAACTGCGTTGAATGAGCTTGCCGTAAACCGCACTACACTTGTGATTGCCCACAGGCTTGCAACCATTCGAAATGCAGACAGAGTGGTGGTTGTCACAGAAGACGGCATAGCCGAAGAAGGTACACATGATGAGTTAATAGAACAGGGCGGGATCTTCGCAGGCCTCCATAATGTGCAATTCCAAAGATAA
- a CDS encoding nuclear transport factor 2 family protein yields MSQLEEKTGRIAQQQLDAYNRQNIDEFLAVYSDDVTVMTFPGDEVMYKGKEKMRERYSQLFKNNPNQHAELISRMAKGNIVIDYEYVTGRANGQSIYAIAMYEIEEDKIQKVWFVK; encoded by the coding sequence GTGTCCCAATTGGAAGAAAAAACAGGAAGGATTGCTCAGCAGCAGCTTGATGCTTATAACCGGCAGAACATTGATGAATTTTTAGCAGTATATAGTGATGATGTAACAGTTATGACATTCCCTGGGGACGAGGTTATGTATAAAGGAAAAGAAAAGATGAGGGAGAGGTACAGCCAGCTTTTTAAAAACAATCCAAATCAGCATGCTGAGCTGATTTCCAGAATGGCAAAAGGAAATATAGTTATTGATTATGAATATGTTACTGGAAGGGCAAACGGTCAGTCTATTTATGCAATAGCAATGTATGAAATTGAAGAAGATAAAATTCAAAAAGTCTGGTTTGTAAAATAA